Proteins encoded by one window of Mercenaria mercenaria strain notata chromosome 4, MADL_Memer_1, whole genome shotgun sequence:
- the LOC123553316 gene encoding uncharacterized protein LOC123553316, which produces MRFSILVLPLVLLMINIDDAESVNTTQRYFITIDIGNARVNGQYGVDNRRSLNLIENTLCETRPPRNSENPVTCFLKFKIVGEPRVFVVVDVLDSMELERRLRSLIRSSTFRYESEPLIDYVKFATEILGIDPTLAVLEGNTLRNIPEALWCEFNINFGDKNATEILSIWKQEAEVVFQARKSGTPTEVFKTLGERTVHLMVEMDATAFDQLLFGTPFNQQIPNTLSTTCKTIVSFDKVLRP; this is translated from the exons ATGCGATTCTCCATCCTTGTGTTGCCGCTAGTGCTTTTAATGAT TAACATTGATGATGCAGAAAGTGTGAACACTACGCAACGGTACTTCATAACGATAGATATTGGCAATGCAAGAGTTAACGGACAGTACGGCGTAGACAATAGGAGGAGCTTGAATCTGATTGAGAATACCCTGTGTGAAACAAGACCTCCGCGTAATTCTGAAAACCCTGTCACGTGCTTTCTCAAATTTaag ATTGTTGGGGAGCCAAGAGTATTTGTTG tGGTTGACGTCCTTGACAGTATGGAATTAGAACGTCGACTTAGATCGTTAATTCGTTCCAGTACTTTCCGGTACGAATCTGAGCCTCTCATAGATTACGTCAAATTTGCAACAGAAATCCTTGGAATTGATCCTACATTGGCTGTGCTTGAAGGCAATACCCTTAGAAATATTCCAGAAGCCCTTTGGTGTGAATTCAACATTAATTTCGGTG ACAAAAATGCCACGGAAATACTGTCAATCTGGAAACAAGAGGCGGAAGTGGTGTTTCAAGCCAGGAAATCTGGTACTCCGACAGAAGTATTCAAAACACTCGGCGAACGAACG GTACATTTGATGGTAGAAATGGACGCTACCGCATTTGATCAGCTATTGTTTGGAACACCCTTCAACCAGCAGATCCCAAATACACTTTCAACCACGTGCAAAACCATCGTCAGCTTTGATAAGGTTCTCCGTCCGTGA